One region of Cucurbita pepo subsp. pepo cultivar mu-cu-16 chromosome LG03, ASM280686v2, whole genome shotgun sequence genomic DNA includes:
- the LOC111791110 gene encoding uncharacterized protein LOC111791110 isoform X2 yields the protein MFATNSLTFSHPPPPPSPPSAFQHFKXLEEEKMSRRSSGSVPKLELKLNLSPPRQHPLGSSPSRSATLSPTSPPSSCVSLELNQDDSGAALRYSSSPEATSMVLVGCPRCLMYVMLSENEPKCPKCKSSVLLDFLHDGAASGPPSTGAARKM from the exons ATGTTTGCCACAAACTCACTCACATTTTCTCACCCTCCTCCGCCGCCATCGCCACCGTCTGCTTTCCAGCACTTCAAG tNATTAGAAGAGGAGAAAATGAGCAGAAGAAGCAGTGGAAGTGTTCCAAAGCTTGAGTTGAAATTGAACCTGTCGCCGCCACGGCAACATCCTTTGGGGTCATCGCCGAGTCGATCAGCGACGTTGTCACCCACATCGCCACCGAGCTCTTGCGTGTCGTTGGAACTAAACCAGGACGACAGCGGTGCGGCTCTCCGATACTCCAGCAGTCCAGAAGCGACATCGATGGTGCTGGTCGGCTGCCCTCGGTGCCTGATGTACGTGATGCTGTCGGAGAATGAACCCAAATGCCCAAAATGCAAAAGCTCTGTTTTGCTTGATTTTCTCCATGACGGCGCCGCTTCAGGGCCTCCGTCGACGGGCGCCGCCAGAAAGATGTAA
- the LOC111791110 gene encoding early nodulin-20-like isoform X1: MFATNSLTFSHPPPPPSPPSAFQHFKVLEEEKMSRRSSGSVPKLELKLNLSPPRQHPLGSSPSRSATLSPTSPPSSCVSLELNQDDSGAALRYSSSPEATSMVLVGCPRCLMYVMLSENEPKCPKCKSSVLLDFLHDGAASGPPSTGAARKM; the protein is encoded by the exons ATGTTTGCCACAAACTCACTCACATTTTCTCACCCTCCTCCGCCGCCATCGCCACCGTCTGCTTTCCAGCACTTCAAGGTAT TAGAAGAGGAGAAAATGAGCAGAAGAAGCAGTGGAAGTGTTCCAAAGCTTGAGTTGAAATTGAACCTGTCGCCGCCACGGCAACATCCTTTGGGGTCATCGCCGAGTCGATCAGCGACGTTGTCACCCACATCGCCACCGAGCTCTTGCGTGTCGTTGGAACTAAACCAGGACGACAGCGGTGCGGCTCTCCGATACTCCAGCAGTCCAGAAGCGACATCGATGGTGCTGGTCGGCTGCCCTCGGTGCCTGATGTACGTGATGCTGTCGGAGAATGAACCCAAATGCCCAAAATGCAAAAGCTCTGTTTTGCTTGATTTTCTCCATGACGGCGCCGCTTCAGGGCCTCCGTCGACGGGCGCCGCCAGAAAGATGTAA